A DNA window from Zingiber officinale cultivar Zhangliang chromosome 3A, Zo_v1.1, whole genome shotgun sequence contains the following coding sequences:
- the LOC122050444 gene encoding uncharacterized protein LOC122050444 has product MTSPAEGNTALHRRDQEAYNSSFNKDRSTRFRLLSSMQDDLIGEFEKCNTTKDIWDNLKIAFRGTSTTRLRAPISKFETLRKDPHQNMTKHLRMMSSMIHDLKSVSHDLTDVQQVQAVIRSLPDSWTDMKQILTHNESIKNFSDISRHVELEAKCEEAMRATALVAQGGRQQGKKGPKKNFKRKRQNVASTSKEGQTPKRQRGKRGGKRDKSKAKCYNCGQLGAFCS; this is encoded by the coding sequence ATGACCTCGCCCGCAGAAGGCAACACTGCTCTACACCGACGAGATCAAGAGGCTTACAACTCATCGTTCAACAAAGATCGCAGCACACGCTTTAGACTATTAAGCAGCATGCAGGATGATTTGATTGGCGAGTTTGAAAAGTGTAACACTACCAAGGATATATGGGATAACTTGAAAATTGCTTTTAGAGGAACCTCTACCACGAGGTTAAGGGCTCCTATTTCAAAATTTGAGACCCTTCGAAAAGATCCCCATCAGAACATGACTAAGCATCTCAGGATGATGTCAAGCATGATCCACGATTTGAAGTCTGTAAGTCACGATCTCACTGATGTGCAGCAAGTGCAAGCTGTCATAAGATCTTTGCCAGACTCTTGGACTGACATGAAACAAATCCTCACTCACAATGAGAGCATTAAGAATTTTTCTGACATCTCTCGCCATGTGGAGTTAGAGGCTAAGTGCGAGGAAGCTATGCGCGCTACTGCCCTTGTCGCCCAGGGAGGCAGACAACAGGGCAAGAAGGGTCCAAAGAAGAACTTCAAGAGGAAGAGGCAAAATGTTGCATCCACTTCCAAAGAGGGGCAGACACCGAAGCGCCAAAGAGGCAAGCGCGGTGGAAAGAGAGACAAGTCGAAGGCCAAATGCTATAATTGTGGACAATTGGGGGCATTTTGCTCATGA